Sequence from the Vicia villosa cultivar HV-30 ecotype Madison, WI unplaced genomic scaffold, Vvil1.0 ctg.000358F_1_1, whole genome shotgun sequence genome:
CTAGGTGAGAGACTCCTTGAAATGTCTTGTCTTGAGCCTATTATGGAATGCTCTTACGAATATTTCCCGATTTAGATGAATCACCTTGGTTGTCACCTTGTTGAAGTATGAGAGGTACTCCTTCAGAGATTTTGAGGGGCCTTAACAAATGTTGAATAGATTGGTGGTGGTCATCTTCCTATGTCTGCTCGCTGCAAATTAATGGACTAGCTTCTTCACCGAATCCTAATAGCTAATGATGGAGAGTCGAGCAAACCCTTATATCATCTTAAGGCCGCGTCTCTAAAGGTACCTGATATGAGCATGCATTTCTGTTTGCGTGGTGATGGAGGCGACATATTCATATGGGCCGTTACACATAACAAACTTGACCAATGAAAAATGTTTAAAGTTCTTTAGAGCGGGTGCCTCCCATATCTCATTTGAAAGAGGTTGGGGGTCTAACATCTCATCCTCGTTAGTCGGGGCTATACCCTGTTGACCCTGTTGAATATGAAAGACATCATCCTCTAGAGCCTAGTTATGGCGACGTAGATCGTCCATAGCGACACACATCTCTACTAGCACACTTTCTTCACCTTTAGATTCTTGACCGAAGTTATTGTCTTTTTTGCTCACCACTGTTCTGTTAACTTCCTTGACCCACCATTGCTATGTTTCTTGACACACCACCACTTTCAATATCCTTGCAGAGTTTGTGAAGTCAATGAAGGCCAATATtcacttttatgtttttttttaatgaaaacgaaaaaaaaaaacttgacttCATTTGGGACGTTCGATTGATCGAAAGGTGTGTGTTGAGTGAAAGGTACCGTGACTTTCCCGGGCTAAAGTCTCTCCAGCCCATTCCAATAACTCAAGTCTTGACCTAGCGACGCCGCCATCAGTCTCCGCCTTCGCAATCGCACCAACATGACGGACATCAAAACCCTTTCCTTCGCCGCATCCACGCCACCGCTAGCTCTCATCGCCGCCGCGAAACTCGCCGGGTTTTCTCCAGCCATCGATTCATCCCTCGCTCCTGACTCCGCCCCCACATTTCTCTTCTCCAACGGGTACGTTTCCACTTTCATTTCTCAATTTTCTTCACAATTTTTACTCATTTCTCATTGCTTGAACTAGCGATACATGGTCAATAGTActgatttattgaattttatatacatgcattttcattttcaatttcaatttagtgACTGTGTGTATTGAAGTGCCATATCTACTATCTAATACTTTGCAATTACTTTCTTCGTTACAGGTCGAAGTTGCGTGGAGCGTTTGTTCTTCTACGGTATATCGGAAGAACTTCCACGCTTCCCAATTTCTATGGCCAGAATGCATTTGAAACTAGCCAggtgatttttgtgatttattataGCATGACATAATATGGTTTAGTGAAATGAAAGATTGAAGTTTGTGTTGACAATTGAATTAGTGATGTTGTCTAAAAATGGTGTTTTTAGTTTTCTTCTAAATGTTTCTTGAGCAAACCTTCAATTTGGGTCCTTAAACTTTTATTACTTACTCTCGCTCGAATTTGGTACATGAACAATCCAGTGTGAATAAAAGAGATCTAGAAAATGTCGGGTAGTGAGCAACCTTTGAATTTGTATAAACTATTCATGGTGGTGAAGTATAAAGGTGGTTATGATGTtgattgtaagaagagattgtGGGATTTGGTTGGGGAAGAGTACGGGTTGGGTGTGAGTGTTGATTCATCTGTTGAACTTATTTACAGTAAGTATTTGAGTACTCTACAGATGTCGTTGAAGAATGTAGTTGATGGTGAGTTTCCAAAGTGTATTTAGTGGATGGTAGAGTTAAATTTGGTGAGCGGTTGATGGAGTTGTAAACTGAGTTTTTGCTGGAGGATTATGGCAAGGAAGATGTAGAGGATGAACTCAAGAGTGTGTATGGATGTAGGAGGAAGTTTTGCAGTACTAATAGGGTGAAAGGGTGTGAACCCAGAATTGAATGCGGCTGAACTCGAAACGGTTTATGAGTACATAGATGGGAGGAAGTTATGTGATACTAATAGAGCGAGCGAAGGATGTCAATCTTGAGTCTAATGCGGTTAAGAAAGTTAATAGCGGAGGAGTTGTTGATGTGTGTATGCAGGATAGTAGGACGGATGAGATTAGTCTCGGAAAGTTGGGCAAACTAAATGATGCTGTGGAAATAATGGAAGAGTTTGATGAGGGTAAAGTAAAAGCAGTGGATGTATCCGATGTAGTTAACGACATGTCCGGATTGTCAGATGGAAGCAAGAGGTGTGataatgatgacaatgatgatatCTTATTATTGGATACGTCTAGTGTTAATAGAGAGAGTTTTGGTCGGAAGAGGAAGAGAGAGTCTATGTCAGAAATGCTAATTTGAGTTACTAGCACTGCAAAGAATATTTGTGATCCTGTTGTTGGTTCAATGCCTGAAAAGTCAAAGTGGAAGTCCTACAGTAATGAAGAGACCTGGATGAAGGTTTTGTTGTTTCGAGAAGCTGCCTTTTTGAAAAAGGATTTTGGATCAAACTGTGATAAACTTGGTTGGCTGGCTCAGAAGATGCATCCTTGCATGTATGATGATAACCTTGGGGCAAATTACAATCTTAGACAGAGGATCAAATCTGACAATGGAGTTTTAGTTGGAAAATCTGCATCTATCTTTTCTAGGTTGCGAAGAACCTCAAGTGATACCGAAAGCAGTACCAAAAAAAAGTTATGTGACTCCTGTGCTTCTGAATAAATTCTTGATACATCTCCCACAGTGAACATCCCTCTTGGGCCAAACCACCAAACAAAATATAAGCCGGAATTATTGTTTAGGACCAAATTGATGGAATACTCATATTTGTTTTGTTAGTTATTGTTTGCTTCTTGTTGTTAGCTCTGTCATTCTATAGTTGTTTTTCCTTATTTCCGGTTTCTTTGGCTTTTCAGATTGATGAACTGTTAGAGTATGCACCTGTACTCTCATCAGGCCCTGCTTTTGAGAATGGATGCAAATATATTGATGAATACTTGGAGAAGCGTACATTTTTAGTTGGTTATTCACTATCAATTGCAGATCTAGCTATCTGGGCAGGTCTTGCAGGTAAAGATGTTTTATGAGGTCTATTTAACTTCACATGCAATACTACTATGTCTTTTTTAAACAACCTACCTATGGAAAAGGAAACCCTGGTATTAGTTTAGTGCTTACATTTTGTGGTTACCTCCTAGTTGTGTCCCTGCTGACAAAATAGGGTTTATTGTATGTTGCCATATCAGAAGTATAGCTAACAACCATGCAGTATCCCTTTTGCTCTATTGTTTCAACATAAAAATACTATTGTTTTGGCTTATCATTTTATATGTTTCTGTGGTAGTCTGTACATCAAAATTACTGTCTTCCATTTTTGTGGTCTTTAGTAACTTTATCATCCTTTGATCTATGTAACTTGGTAGTTCATTTTCATATCCATCTTTATTATGCTTTTCAGGGGCTGGAAAGAGATGGGAAAGCTTGAGGAAGTCAAAGAAATACCAAAATCTTGCACGATGGTACAATTCAATAGTGACAGAACACGGTACTGCCTtaaacgaagtcacgacaacatATGTTGGTAAAAAAGGATTGGGAGAGCCATCTGCAACCAAGACAAAAGACAACGCAGTCATCACGGATAAAGTGAGGAATCTGAATGGGGATGCATCTGATAACATTAAGGGAGGAGGCAAACCTTTAGCAGAGATAGATCTTCCAGATGCTGAAGTTGGAAAAGTTCGCTTGCGATTTGCACCTGAACCCAGTGGCTATCTTCACATTGGACACTCAAAAGCAGCTCTGTTGAACAAATATTTTGCTGAGCGATATCAGGGTCAGGTTATTATTCGTTTTGATGATACCAATCCTGCTAAAGAAAGTAATGAATTTGTAGACAACTTGGTGAAAGATATTGATACATTGGGTATCAAATATGAAACAATTACATATACATCAGATTACTTCCCTGAGTTGATGGAATTGGCTGAAAAATTAATTAGCCAGGGTAAAGCATATGTTGATGACACTCCGCGTGAACAAATGCAAAAGGAGAGAATGGATGGCATAGAATCTAAATGCAGAAACCATAGTGTAGAGGAGAATTTGAAATTATGGAAGGAAATGATTGCAGGATCAGAGAGGGGCTTGCAGTGTTGTGTCCGTGGAAAGTTGGATATGCAAGACCCAAACAAATCACTTCGTGATCCTGTTTATTATCGTTGCAATCCAATGCCTCATCATAGAATTGGATCTAAGTATAAAGTGTATCCAACTTATGATTTTGCTTGTCCATTTGTTGATTCTAAGGAAGGTATCACACATGCCCTTCGGTCAAGTGAGTATCATGATCGTAATGCTCAGTATTACCGGATTCAAGAGGATATGGGAGTTAAGAAAGTTCTCATCTACGAATTTAGCAGGTTGAATATGGTCTACACTCTTCTCAGCAAACGAAAGCTTCTATGGTTTGTCCAAAATGGAAGAGTTGATTCATGGGATGATCCACGGTTTCCTACAGTGCAAGGAATTGTGCGCAGAGGTTTGAAAATTGAAGCGCTAATCCAATTTATTGTTGAACAAGTACGTAGAAGGTTTTCTTTTCATTTATATATCTAAAAGAAAATATGCACTCACTAACAAATGAGAAATACAGTAGAATATGTCATTCAGTTGTCatacatttttcttctttgtacTTTCTTGTGGTAAAACAGCTGCTTAAAATATTGATGACTGTTCTCTGTCCTCATACAGGGTGCATCAAAAAATCTCAATCTCATGGAGTGGGACAAGCTTTGGACCATCAATAAGAAAATTATTGACCCTGTATGTCCCAGACACACTGCCGTCATTGCGGATAGACGTGTATTGCTGACCCTCAGTGATGGTCCTGAAGAATCATTTGTTCGCATCATTCCTAGGCACAAGAAATATGAAGCTGCTGGAAGTAAAGCTACCACATATACTAAAAGGATATGGCTTGACTATGCGGACGCAGAGTCCATATCAGCAGGTGAGGAAGTAACCTTGATGGATTGGGGAAATGCCATAGTAAAGGAAGTAGAGAAGGACCAAGATGGGAATGTCACGGGGCTGAGTGGTGTTTTACATCTTGAAGGATCTGTGAAGACCACAAAATTGAAGCTCACTTGGCTACCTGAGATAGATGAACTAGTTAGCCTGACATTGATGGAGTTTGATTATCTAATTACGAAGAAAAAGGTACGTCTTTCTCCTCTGTGGGTCTCTGTCATTATAAAGCATTATATGATATGTGAATCTTTTCATGAGCAATTCATGTGTCCATACAATTTCTATTGACACAACTAATCAAAAGTTGAAAAATACTAAAATACCTTCTGCACAGCTTTGATGTCTTACTTTTGATTGGTTGTATCTATGGACATTGTGATCATGGAAGAATTACTCATTATTCATATTTAGCTGAAGCCtgaaatattagtttttttaaaaagtgtCAAATGAAAGACATTTCTCTGTTGATTTTACTTTCGTAGTCAAAATTCCAAACCATTTTAGCAAGACAGCATGTAATACAGACTGTTCAAATAACAATTTTAGAGAGAAATAGGAGATTCATATCATCTCACCCACCAATGAGCCTTGGCTTTAAGTTGAGAGAGAAAAATGACACTTTTGTCTAGGTGGATATTTGTTTTATATCATAAGGAGTTCATATGCATTTGTGCATTGTACCTGCCAAGACACAAGTTTTATAGCACCCGAGTACCCTTATAGGCTCATACTGTATTTTGATCCCAAGTTTTATAGCACCCTAGTACCCTTATAGGCTCATCTGTTACCCATACTTTGAATACATCAAACCTGCCCGCTTTCCTGTTCAACTTTATGTTCACATTGTTTGCAGCTTGAGGAAGGAGAGGATTTCGTTGATGTGCTTAACCCCTGTACAAAAAAGGAGACTCTAGCTTATGGAGACGCCAATATGCGAAATCTTCAGCGTGGGGAGGTATTGCAGCTGGAGAGAAAGGGGTATTTCAGATGTGATGTACCCTTCATCCGACCTTCAAAACCAATTGTGTTATTTGCAATTCCAGATGGCAGGCAGCAGGCATCTTTGaagtagttttttttaataaaacaagttGGTAATTTGGATACCTTTGTGGAACTATTTTAGTGTTTACCATCATTAGAGACTTCAGTGTTTTGTTTATAAGCAACTTATTTTGATTGTGTTCTTGACTGGCAATTTTGAATATCTTCTGATTTTTGGGGACCAATTCTGAGTCTACTTGGGAAAAGTTATTTCAGTTTATGAGCTTGATGACTTTCTATATAGAATTATAGATGATTCAAGTCAAAGCCCTACGGGTtttaacataattataaaatgaTTATATGTAATTAAAGGGTGGGGAATATTTATATCAGGAATAGTTCTTACAAATTTAGTTGATGAATAATTATTTTCTCAATGTGAGAGTTTGATTGGCAAGTGTTTacaaaattaacttttttattattcCCATAACAGTGGAAACAAAAGAATAGCCATGATGGTCGATTTGATTATTCAACAATCTTTCCAATTTCCATTATAAAACAAAGAGACAAATGAATACAATCCACTTGCTCTAACTTTTTACTTTATGAGTTCCAACATGATCTGGAAAGGTACAAAGATTAAAAGTAGAATAACAATTGTAAGTGGCCAGACAATCACACCACCATAAGATACCTTTACTTCTTGGGTGCAAGCCTATACTTAATTTTCTCAACTTCCTTGGTACCCACTTGAAATGTCTTAGTCAACACATTGTCTGGAACAGCAGGAGTAGCTGCAAACAGTGTAACAGCAATGGACTGTGTACCAGGAAGTTGGCTGTTGAAGGCCGAAAGAACAGCAGCAGGTACATTGCCATTGTTCTTTTGGAAGTGAACCAAGCCTTTTGGGAAAACAAATATCTCACCCTTGTTAATTGTCTTTGATATGAGAACATTAGCTGTAGTTATGAACCCAACATCTAATTCCCCTTCAAGCACAAACACTACCTCGGTGGCGCGTGGATGAGTGTGAGGTGGGTTGAGGCCGCCTGGAGCATAATCAATCCTCGACAGAGACACGCCAAGAGTGTTGAGTCCGGGGACTTTCTGAACGTTGGCTCCGGTCACGACGGAGCCATATGTGTTGTTGGTGGATCCTGGTTTGGCTAGTATGTTGGAGGAGAAATCTGAGACATTTACCTTGGATGCCTCTTTGCAGGTAAATCCGTTCACTGTCACACCTGTTTTATGTATTACAGCCCTCCAAGAATTAatttttcagaaaaaataataattatttaacagCTCTTAAATCTACAAAGCTGGCTTGTGAATTGAGCATTGAGATATTATACTATAATCATTATTCAGCTGTGGTGCTTAAGTAATGCAGGTAAGAGACAAATGAAACTTAATGTTAGTGGGAATACTGTACTATAATCCACATGATTAAACAGTGGAGTCAGAAAAAAGCAAAATTAAAGTAGTTTGGTGGAAGTGGCATGCTTTTAGGAGTGAGGTTGAGATAACTTAATACATTGGAATTTGCATACTTCTCAAGTTCTCTTGCTTTGTAGAATATACTATGTATTTTAATATATGAATGAAGAAGATAGTAGAGTAATGTTAAAAGGGTATCTACCTGAGGAGAGGTCTGCGACACAAAGGTCTTGAAGAGAGTCAGGATCTGATGAGAAAGTGGTGGCCATGAGAAGAGCCAAACTCACAAGAAACAAGGAATGTGTAAGCTTCATGGTTTGGGAGAGAGTGAAAATGGAGTGGAATGAGAGTCAGGattgaataaatatttattatgaaATGGAAAGAAAGTAGTTAGGGAACCAAGGAATAGAGAATGGTATGAGAGAGTGAAAATGGAGTGGAATGAGAAGAAACAGATGAGTTGGTTGAAAATAGGTGGGGTTTCATCAATGAATTTATAGCAAAGATAGAGAGCTGGATGGGGTTGGGTTGACAACGAGACTAGATACAAACGTGCCGTTTCTTCATTTGATTTTGTCACACTCATACCAACCATTTCTCCAACTTAAAGTATAGTTTTCCATCAAGAATCCAAATCCAAGCTAAAGAAAACAAATGCCCCATACACTAGATTCTTGGGCCTAGCTCTTGGTTTGGGCCCTTCTTAGGTTTTGAT
This genomic interval carries:
- the LOC131627330 gene encoding rhicadhesin receptor-like → MKLTHSLFLVSLALLMATTFSSDPDSLQDLCVADLSSGVTVNGFTCKEASKVNVSDFSSNILAKPGSTNNTYGSVVTGANVQKVPGLNTLGVSLSRIDYAPGGLNPPHTHPRATEVVFVLEGELDVGFITTANVLISKTINKGEIFVFPKGLVHFQKNNGNVPAAVLSAFNSQLPGTQSIAVTLFAATPAVPDNVLTKTFQVGTKEVEKIKYRLAPKK
- the LOC131627328 gene encoding glutamate--tRNA ligase, cytoplasmic-like translates to MTDIKTLSFAASTPPLALIAAAKLAGFSPAIDSSLAPDSAPTFLFSNGSKLRGAFVLLRYIGRTSTLPNFYGQNAFETSQIDELLEYAPVLSSGPAFENGCKYIDEYLEKRTFLVGYSLSIADLAIWAGLAGAGKRWESLRKSKKYQNLARWYNSIVTEHGTALNEVTTTYVGKKGLGEPSATKTKDNAVITDKVRNLNGDASDNIKGGGKPLAEIDLPDAEVGKVRLRFAPEPSGYLHIGHSKAALLNKYFAERYQGQVIIRFDDTNPAKESNEFVDNLVKDIDTLGIKYETITYTSDYFPELMELAEKLISQGKAYVDDTPREQMQKERMDGIESKCRNHSVEENLKLWKEMIAGSERGLQCCVRGKLDMQDPNKSLRDPVYYRCNPMPHHRIGSKYKVYPTYDFACPFVDSKEGITHALRSSEYHDRNAQYYRIQEDMGVKKVLIYEFSRLNMVYTLLSKRKLLWFVQNGRVDSWDDPRFPTVQGIVRRGLKIEALIQFIVEQGASKNLNLMEWDKLWTINKKIIDPVCPRHTAVIADRRVLLTLSDGPEESFVRIIPRHKKYEAAGSKATTYTKRIWLDYADAESISAGEEVTLMDWGNAIVKEVEKDQDGNVTGLSGVLHLEGSVKTTKLKLTWLPEIDELVSLTLMEFDYLITKKKLEEGEDFVDVLNPCTKKETLAYGDANMRNLQRGEVLQLERKGYFRCDVPFIRPSKPIVLFAIPDGRQQASLK